The following coding sequences are from one Halomonas sp. HAL1 window:
- a CDS encoding urease subunit gamma has translation MELTPRDKDKLLLFSAAQLAERRKARGLKLNYPEAVALISFEIMEGARDGRSVADLMSYGREILSREDVMDGVAEMVDEVQVEATFPDGTKLVTVHTPIN, from the coding sequence ATGGAATTAACCCCGAGAGATAAAGACAAGCTGCTGCTGTTCTCAGCCGCCCAACTGGCGGAGCGCCGCAAAGCACGTGGTTTAAAGCTTAATTACCCCGAAGCGGTAGCGCTGATCAGCTTTGAAATTATGGAAGGCGCCCGGGATGGCCGCAGCGTGGCCGATTTAATGAGCTATGGCCGCGAGATACTCAGCCGTGAGGATGTGATGGACGGCGTCGCCGAGATGGTCGACGAAGTGCAGGTGGAGGCCACTTTCCCCGACGGCACCAAGCTGGTTACTGTCCACACACCTATCAACTAG
- a CDS encoding urease subunit beta, with translation MIPGEYKLKEGDIELCVGRERISVEVANTGDRPIQIGSHYHFAEANPALVFDRTKTRGFRLDVAAGTAIRFEPGQTREVTLIPFVGKREIYGFRGDVMGALLSTAPDAARKAQKPGEAGGQS, from the coding sequence ATGATTCCCGGTGAGTACAAGTTAAAAGAGGGTGACATCGAACTGTGCGTGGGCCGCGAGCGGATTAGTGTCGAAGTGGCCAATACCGGCGACCGCCCCATTCAGATTGGCTCCCACTACCACTTTGCGGAAGCCAATCCCGCGCTGGTGTTTGATCGTACTAAAACCCGTGGCTTTCGCCTGGACGTAGCCGCTGGCACCGCTATTCGCTTTGAGCCCGGCCAAACCCGTGAAGTCACGCTGATTCCATTTGTCGGTAAGCGTGAAATTTACGGCTTCCGTGGCGATGTCATGGGCGCGCTACTCTCTACCGCGCCCGATGCCGCGCGAAAAGCACAGAAACCAGGCGAAGCTGGAGGTCAGTCATGA